A stretch of the Capsicum annuum cultivar UCD-10X-F1 chromosome 10, UCD10Xv1.1, whole genome shotgun sequence genome encodes the following:
- the LOC107838852 gene encoding protein starmaker isoform X1, with amino-acid sequence MDLEVVGRHALLFDDDSTAAFVNSGEALVDWNSLQIDRYDVRHLLSGPPPSRRRSQSSSSLVNSVDASIQLELDHERYLDLPSPSDEPEVEEGEEPADAGAYRAVGFSYGNTDDFADRKSSEAQESSDFRPSFPVPESLLQCLPPTEKLHQIIARTALFVSKHGGQSEIVLRVKQGDNPTFGFLMPDHALHAYFRFLVDHPELLQSDSDLNTQGEGKNTSNEHKEHDGVGGALSMLGSVYGFGEDEEPANGDDPGSRVSSAPVDVSDISNISRPLERAESSSKAFENGVREKDEKVSTHSLRSGKDKEKTPAMKTNNLISASKSGSRRSTRKEDNSSSLAASKKTKLDISGLGAMTKPGPLVEPPSELKKLIDKIVEFILKNGKQFESTLMEQDSKHGRFPFLLPSNQYHPYYLKVLQRAQESKVHGSEKRSSLKGSDSTSLGSAENDLPYVYDKKEKFKMVIGKSKKETQDSSARASQQEVEVGVDAAAAAAILQAATRGIKKPNLSIISGSSKNGDSQGHSSDGAQASSFSNVPPRGPSIVGQKSDKRMEHSVSIPKVKEIAKSAAAEAAGEADSSEAHLSKEQKLKAERLRRAKMFVALLKGGAAPAKRDSLGGSVELQESAISGSVAETKVVTKEREGSAAPAELTAREREGSTAPLNNNMSNENEISEMKNTVEEHERRARRKYRSRSGMHKDEDEEEERQEEEEEEEQRSRKKRRSSRKDDEEESGEARDDKRSRKKRRSRRQRHRDSENADGDEDDEDTRRSRKKHRRRHSSPEDDDEQRDAERHHKHGRKKHSSHRSSRENRKDDYEGDHKHSKKKRKSHRSSHRSRDRHEHRTKDSSDDESDRSRRTSHHSKDRHKLRTKDSSDDEPEHNHKHASSSDDEEQRYDRADKNDKGTKEREELEEGEILAKVSDQSRGSLGGSVSREASVDVSSSQQRASSQPSESTEISDDLRAKIRAMLMATRT; translated from the exons AAGTAGAAGAAGGTGAAGAGCCGGCAGATGCTGGTGCTTATCGTGCTGTTGGTTTCTCATATGGAAACACTGATGATTTTGCTGACAGAAAGAGTTCTGAGGCCCAGGAAAGCTCCGACTTCCGTCCCTCCTTTCCAGTGCCGGAAAGCCTTCTTCAGTGCTTG CCACCAACAGAAAAGTTACATCAGATAATTGCCAGGACTGCTCTGTTTGTGAGCAAACATGGTGGGCAGTCAGAGATTGTTCTCAGAGTGAAGCAGGGAGACAATCCAACATTTGGGTTCTTAATGCCTGATCACGCTCTTCATGCATACTTTAGGTTTCTTGTTGATCATCCCGAACTTTTACAGTCTGATAGTGATTTGAACACTCAAGGTGAAGGGAAAAATACTTCTAATGAGCACAAGGAACATGATGGTGTTGGAGGTGCTTTATCTATGCTTGGTTCTGTATATGGGTTTGGGGAGGATGAGGAGCCTGCAAATGGGGATGATCCTGGATCCAGAGTTTCCAGTGCACCGGTTGATGTCTCTGATATCTCTAACATTTCCCGTCCGCTTGAAAGGGCTGAATCTAGTTCTAAGGCATTTGAAAATGGTgtgagagaaaaagatgagaaagtttCAACTCATTCTCTTCGTTCTggtaaagataaagaaaagactCCTGCAATGAAAACGAATAATTTGATTAGTGCTTCCAAGAGCGGAAGTAGAAGGAGCACGCGGAAGGAAGATAACTCTAGTTCGTTGGCTGCATCAAAAAAGACAAAGTTAGATATTTCTGGTTTAGGAGCTATGACTAAGCCTGGACCTTTGGTGGAGCCTCCATCTGAATTGAAGAAATTGATTGATAAGATTGTAGAGTTCATTCTGAAGAATGGAAAGCAGTTTGAGTCTACTCTTATGGAACAGGACAGCAAACACGGgcgattcccgtttcttcttccGTCCAACCAGTATCATCCTTACTATCTAAAAGTACTCCAGAGAGCTCAAGAG TCAAAAGTCCATGGATCAGAAAAGAGATCTTCTTTGAAGGGAAGTGATTCTACCTCTTTAGGATCTGCAGAGAATGATCTGCCATATGTATATGATAAGAAAGAGAAGTTTAAGATGGTGATTGGCAAATCCAAGAAGGAAACACAAGACTCTTCGGCTAGAGCTTCACAGCAAGAGGTTGAGGTCGGTGTGGacgctgctgctgctgctgctatcCTTCAGGCTGCCACTAGAGGTATTAAGAAACCCAATTTGAGTATCATCTCAGGCTCATCTAAGAACGGCGATAGTCAGGGTCACAGCAGTGATGGTGCCCAAGCCTCAAGCTTCTCCAATGTACCTCCGCGTGGGCCCAGTATAGTTGGTCAGAAGTCGGACAAGAGGATGGAACATAGTGTTTCGATTCCAAAGGTGAAGGAAATTGCAAAGTCTGCTGCCGCTGAAGCTGCAGGTGAAGCAGATTCCTCTGAAGCACACTTGAGCAAAGAGCAGAAGCTAAAAGCGGAGAGGCTGAGAAGGGCGAAGATGTTTGTTGCCCTTTTAAAAGGTGGAGCAGCTCCTGCCAAAAGAGATTCACTTGGAGGGTCAGTGGAACTACAAGAATCTGCCATATCAGGCTCTGTTGCAGAGACTAAAGTTGTTACTAAAGAAAGAGAGGGCAGTGCAGCTCCGGCAGAACTGACTGCTAGGGAGAGGGAAGGCAGTACAGCTCCATTAAATAACAATATGTCGAATGAAAATGAGATATCTGAAATGAAAAATACTGTTGAAGAGCACGAGCGGCGAGCTAGAAGGAAATACAGGTCAAGATCTGGTATGCACAAAGATGAGGATGAAGAGGAAGAGAGacaggaagaagaggaggaagaggaacAGCGCTCTAGGAAGAAGCGCCGCTCTTCAAGAAAAGATGACGAGGAAGAAAGTGGTGAGGCAAGGGATGATAAGCGATCCAGAAAAAAGAGGCGATCACGCCGTCAGAGACACAGAGATAGTGAAAATGCTGATGGGGATGAGGATGATGAAGATACTAGGCGATCAAGAAAGAAGCATCGCAGGCGACATTCATCCCCCGAAGATGATGACGAGCAAAGAGATGCAGAGAGACATCATAAGCATGGAAGGAAAAAACATTCAAGTCATCGGTCTTCACGTGAAAATAGGAAAGATGATTATGAGGGGGATCATAAGCATTCCAAGAAGAAACGTAAATCTCACAGAAGCTCCCACCGCAGCAGAGACAGACATGAACACAGGACGAAGGATTCTAGTGATGATGAGTCCGATAGATCCCGTAGAACCTCCCATCACAGTAAAGATAGACACAAACTCAGAACAAAAGATTCTAGCGACGATGAACCTGAACACAACCATAAGCATGCAAGCTCTTCCGACGATGAAGAGCAGCGGTATGACAGGGCTGATAAGAATGATAAAggtacaaaagaaagagaagaactGGAAGAAGGTGAGATCCTTGCCAAAGTGTCGGATCAATCAAGAGGAAGTTTGGGAGGTTCCGTCAGCAGAGAAGCTTCAGTGGATGTATCTAGTTCCCAGCAAAGAGCCTCGTCTCAGCCGTCTGAATCTACTGAGATATCAGATGATCTTAGGGCCAAAATCCGCGCAATGTTAATGGCGACTAGGACGTAG
- the LOC107838852 gene encoding protein starmaker isoform X3, with translation MPDHALHAYFRFLVDHPELLQSDSDLNTQGEGKNTSNEHKEHDGVGGALSMLGSVYGFGEDEEPANGDDPGSRVSSAPVDVSDISNISRPLERAESSSKAFENGVREKDEKVSTHSLRSGKDKEKTPAMKTNNLISASKSGSRRSTRKEDNSSSLAASKKTKLDISGLGAMTKPGPLVEPPSELKKLIDKIVEFILKNGKQFESTLMEQDSKHGRFPFLLPSNQYHPYYLKVLQRAQESKVHGSEKRSSLKGSDSTSLGSAENDLPYVYDKKEKFKMVIGKSKKETQDSSARASQQEVEVGVDAAAAAAILQAATRGIKKPNLSIISGSSKNGDSQGHSSDGAQASSFSNVPPRGPSIVGQKSDKRMEHSVSIPKVKEIAKSAAAEAAGEADSSEAHLSKEQKLKAERLRRAKMFVALLKGGAAPAKRDSLGGSVELQESAISGSVAETKVVTKEREGSAAPAELTAREREGSTAPLNNNMSNENEISEMKNTVEEHERRARRKYRSRSGMHKDEDEEEERQEEEEEEEQRSRKKRRSSRKDDEEESGEARDDKRSRKKRRSRRQRHRDSENADGDEDDEDTRRSRKKHRRRHSSPEDDDEQRDAERHHKHGRKKHSSHRSSRENRKDDYEGDHKHSKKKRKSHRSSHRSRDRHEHRTKDSSDDESDRSRRTSHHSKDRHKLRTKDSSDDEPEHNHKHASSSDDEEQRYDRADKNDKGTKEREELEEGEILAKVSDQSRGSLGGSVSREASVDVSSSQQRASSQPSESTEISDDLRAKIRAMLMATRT, from the exons ATGCCTGATCACGCTCTTCATGCATACTTTAGGTTTCTTGTTGATCATCCCGAACTTTTACAGTCTGATAGTGATTTGAACACTCAAGGTGAAGGGAAAAATACTTCTAATGAGCACAAGGAACATGATGGTGTTGGAGGTGCTTTATCTATGCTTGGTTCTGTATATGGGTTTGGGGAGGATGAGGAGCCTGCAAATGGGGATGATCCTGGATCCAGAGTTTCCAGTGCACCGGTTGATGTCTCTGATATCTCTAACATTTCCCGTCCGCTTGAAAGGGCTGAATCTAGTTCTAAGGCATTTGAAAATGGTgtgagagaaaaagatgagaaagtttCAACTCATTCTCTTCGTTCTggtaaagataaagaaaagactCCTGCAATGAAAACGAATAATTTGATTAGTGCTTCCAAGAGCGGAAGTAGAAGGAGCACGCGGAAGGAAGATAACTCTAGTTCGTTGGCTGCATCAAAAAAGACAAAGTTAGATATTTCTGGTTTAGGAGCTATGACTAAGCCTGGACCTTTGGTGGAGCCTCCATCTGAATTGAAGAAATTGATTGATAAGATTGTAGAGTTCATTCTGAAGAATGGAAAGCAGTTTGAGTCTACTCTTATGGAACAGGACAGCAAACACGGgcgattcccgtttcttcttccGTCCAACCAGTATCATCCTTACTATCTAAAAGTACTCCAGAGAGCTCAAGAG TCAAAAGTCCATGGATCAGAAAAGAGATCTTCTTTGAAGGGAAGTGATTCTACCTCTTTAGGATCTGCAGAGAATGATCTGCCATATGTATATGATAAGAAAGAGAAGTTTAAGATGGTGATTGGCAAATCCAAGAAGGAAACACAAGACTCTTCGGCTAGAGCTTCACAGCAAGAGGTTGAGGTCGGTGTGGacgctgctgctgctgctgctatcCTTCAGGCTGCCACTAGAGGTATTAAGAAACCCAATTTGAGTATCATCTCAGGCTCATCTAAGAACGGCGATAGTCAGGGTCACAGCAGTGATGGTGCCCAAGCCTCAAGCTTCTCCAATGTACCTCCGCGTGGGCCCAGTATAGTTGGTCAGAAGTCGGACAAGAGGATGGAACATAGTGTTTCGATTCCAAAGGTGAAGGAAATTGCAAAGTCTGCTGCCGCTGAAGCTGCAGGTGAAGCAGATTCCTCTGAAGCACACTTGAGCAAAGAGCAGAAGCTAAAAGCGGAGAGGCTGAGAAGGGCGAAGATGTTTGTTGCCCTTTTAAAAGGTGGAGCAGCTCCTGCCAAAAGAGATTCACTTGGAGGGTCAGTGGAACTACAAGAATCTGCCATATCAGGCTCTGTTGCAGAGACTAAAGTTGTTACTAAAGAAAGAGAGGGCAGTGCAGCTCCGGCAGAACTGACTGCTAGGGAGAGGGAAGGCAGTACAGCTCCATTAAATAACAATATGTCGAATGAAAATGAGATATCTGAAATGAAAAATACTGTTGAAGAGCACGAGCGGCGAGCTAGAAGGAAATACAGGTCAAGATCTGGTATGCACAAAGATGAGGATGAAGAGGAAGAGAGacaggaagaagaggaggaagaggaacAGCGCTCTAGGAAGAAGCGCCGCTCTTCAAGAAAAGATGACGAGGAAGAAAGTGGTGAGGCAAGGGATGATAAGCGATCCAGAAAAAAGAGGCGATCACGCCGTCAGAGACACAGAGATAGTGAAAATGCTGATGGGGATGAGGATGATGAAGATACTAGGCGATCAAGAAAGAAGCATCGCAGGCGACATTCATCCCCCGAAGATGATGACGAGCAAAGAGATGCAGAGAGACATCATAAGCATGGAAGGAAAAAACATTCAAGTCATCGGTCTTCACGTGAAAATAGGAAAGATGATTATGAGGGGGATCATAAGCATTCCAAGAAGAAACGTAAATCTCACAGAAGCTCCCACCGCAGCAGAGACAGACATGAACACAGGACGAAGGATTCTAGTGATGATGAGTCCGATAGATCCCGTAGAACCTCCCATCACAGTAAAGATAGACACAAACTCAGAACAAAAGATTCTAGCGACGATGAACCTGAACACAACCATAAGCATGCAAGCTCTTCCGACGATGAAGAGCAGCGGTATGACAGGGCTGATAAGAATGATAAAggtacaaaagaaagagaagaactGGAAGAAGGTGAGATCCTTGCCAAAGTGTCGGATCAATCAAGAGGAAGTTTGGGAGGTTCCGTCAGCAGAGAAGCTTCAGTGGATGTATCTAGTTCCCAGCAAAGAGCCTCGTCTCAGCCGTCTGAATCTACTGAGATATCAGATGATCTTAGGGCCAAAATCCGCGCAATGTTAATGGCGACTAGGACGTAG
- the LOC107838852 gene encoding protein starmaker isoform X2 — MHEQGAVQPPTEKLHQIIARTALFVSKHGGQSEIVLRVKQGDNPTFGFLMPDHALHAYFRFLVDHPELLQSDSDLNTQGEGKNTSNEHKEHDGVGGALSMLGSVYGFGEDEEPANGDDPGSRVSSAPVDVSDISNISRPLERAESSSKAFENGVREKDEKVSTHSLRSGKDKEKTPAMKTNNLISASKSGSRRSTRKEDNSSSLAASKKTKLDISGLGAMTKPGPLVEPPSELKKLIDKIVEFILKNGKQFESTLMEQDSKHGRFPFLLPSNQYHPYYLKVLQRAQESKVHGSEKRSSLKGSDSTSLGSAENDLPYVYDKKEKFKMVIGKSKKETQDSSARASQQEVEVGVDAAAAAAILQAATRGIKKPNLSIISGSSKNGDSQGHSSDGAQASSFSNVPPRGPSIVGQKSDKRMEHSVSIPKVKEIAKSAAAEAAGEADSSEAHLSKEQKLKAERLRRAKMFVALLKGGAAPAKRDSLGGSVELQESAISGSVAETKVVTKEREGSAAPAELTAREREGSTAPLNNNMSNENEISEMKNTVEEHERRARRKYRSRSGMHKDEDEEEERQEEEEEEEQRSRKKRRSSRKDDEEESGEARDDKRSRKKRRSRRQRHRDSENADGDEDDEDTRRSRKKHRRRHSSPEDDDEQRDAERHHKHGRKKHSSHRSSRENRKDDYEGDHKHSKKKRKSHRSSHRSRDRHEHRTKDSSDDESDRSRRTSHHSKDRHKLRTKDSSDDEPEHNHKHASSSDDEEQRYDRADKNDKGTKEREELEEGEILAKVSDQSRGSLGGSVSREASVDVSSSQQRASSQPSESTEISDDLRAKIRAMLMATRT, encoded by the exons ATGCATGAGCAAGGGGCAGTGCAG CCACCAACAGAAAAGTTACATCAGATAATTGCCAGGACTGCTCTGTTTGTGAGCAAACATGGTGGGCAGTCAGAGATTGTTCTCAGAGTGAAGCAGGGAGACAATCCAACATTTGGGTTCTTAATGCCTGATCACGCTCTTCATGCATACTTTAGGTTTCTTGTTGATCATCCCGAACTTTTACAGTCTGATAGTGATTTGAACACTCAAGGTGAAGGGAAAAATACTTCTAATGAGCACAAGGAACATGATGGTGTTGGAGGTGCTTTATCTATGCTTGGTTCTGTATATGGGTTTGGGGAGGATGAGGAGCCTGCAAATGGGGATGATCCTGGATCCAGAGTTTCCAGTGCACCGGTTGATGTCTCTGATATCTCTAACATTTCCCGTCCGCTTGAAAGGGCTGAATCTAGTTCTAAGGCATTTGAAAATGGTgtgagagaaaaagatgagaaagtttCAACTCATTCTCTTCGTTCTggtaaagataaagaaaagactCCTGCAATGAAAACGAATAATTTGATTAGTGCTTCCAAGAGCGGAAGTAGAAGGAGCACGCGGAAGGAAGATAACTCTAGTTCGTTGGCTGCATCAAAAAAGACAAAGTTAGATATTTCTGGTTTAGGAGCTATGACTAAGCCTGGACCTTTGGTGGAGCCTCCATCTGAATTGAAGAAATTGATTGATAAGATTGTAGAGTTCATTCTGAAGAATGGAAAGCAGTTTGAGTCTACTCTTATGGAACAGGACAGCAAACACGGgcgattcccgtttcttcttccGTCCAACCAGTATCATCCTTACTATCTAAAAGTACTCCAGAGAGCTCAAGAG TCAAAAGTCCATGGATCAGAAAAGAGATCTTCTTTGAAGGGAAGTGATTCTACCTCTTTAGGATCTGCAGAGAATGATCTGCCATATGTATATGATAAGAAAGAGAAGTTTAAGATGGTGATTGGCAAATCCAAGAAGGAAACACAAGACTCTTCGGCTAGAGCTTCACAGCAAGAGGTTGAGGTCGGTGTGGacgctgctgctgctgctgctatcCTTCAGGCTGCCACTAGAGGTATTAAGAAACCCAATTTGAGTATCATCTCAGGCTCATCTAAGAACGGCGATAGTCAGGGTCACAGCAGTGATGGTGCCCAAGCCTCAAGCTTCTCCAATGTACCTCCGCGTGGGCCCAGTATAGTTGGTCAGAAGTCGGACAAGAGGATGGAACATAGTGTTTCGATTCCAAAGGTGAAGGAAATTGCAAAGTCTGCTGCCGCTGAAGCTGCAGGTGAAGCAGATTCCTCTGAAGCACACTTGAGCAAAGAGCAGAAGCTAAAAGCGGAGAGGCTGAGAAGGGCGAAGATGTTTGTTGCCCTTTTAAAAGGTGGAGCAGCTCCTGCCAAAAGAGATTCACTTGGAGGGTCAGTGGAACTACAAGAATCTGCCATATCAGGCTCTGTTGCAGAGACTAAAGTTGTTACTAAAGAAAGAGAGGGCAGTGCAGCTCCGGCAGAACTGACTGCTAGGGAGAGGGAAGGCAGTACAGCTCCATTAAATAACAATATGTCGAATGAAAATGAGATATCTGAAATGAAAAATACTGTTGAAGAGCACGAGCGGCGAGCTAGAAGGAAATACAGGTCAAGATCTGGTATGCACAAAGATGAGGATGAAGAGGAAGAGAGacaggaagaagaggaggaagaggaacAGCGCTCTAGGAAGAAGCGCCGCTCTTCAAGAAAAGATGACGAGGAAGAAAGTGGTGAGGCAAGGGATGATAAGCGATCCAGAAAAAAGAGGCGATCACGCCGTCAGAGACACAGAGATAGTGAAAATGCTGATGGGGATGAGGATGATGAAGATACTAGGCGATCAAGAAAGAAGCATCGCAGGCGACATTCATCCCCCGAAGATGATGACGAGCAAAGAGATGCAGAGAGACATCATAAGCATGGAAGGAAAAAACATTCAAGTCATCGGTCTTCACGTGAAAATAGGAAAGATGATTATGAGGGGGATCATAAGCATTCCAAGAAGAAACGTAAATCTCACAGAAGCTCCCACCGCAGCAGAGACAGACATGAACACAGGACGAAGGATTCTAGTGATGATGAGTCCGATAGATCCCGTAGAACCTCCCATCACAGTAAAGATAGACACAAACTCAGAACAAAAGATTCTAGCGACGATGAACCTGAACACAACCATAAGCATGCAAGCTCTTCCGACGATGAAGAGCAGCGGTATGACAGGGCTGATAAGAATGATAAAggtacaaaagaaagagaagaactGGAAGAAGGTGAGATCCTTGCCAAAGTGTCGGATCAATCAAGAGGAAGTTTGGGAGGTTCCGTCAGCAGAGAAGCTTCAGTGGATGTATCTAGTTCCCAGCAAAGAGCCTCGTCTCAGCCGTCTGAATCTACTGAGATATCAGATGATCTTAGGGCCAAAATCCGCGCAATGTTAATGGCGACTAGGACGTAG